The following coding sequences are from one Shewanella putrefaciens window:
- a CDS encoding DUF134 domain-containing protein, with protein MARPKKCRQLSSCVPCSLFKPNGIPSVELTHIQLAADEFEALELGDVQRLSQLDAAALMGISRQTFGYLLASARKKVATAITQGQVLRLPSKTDKDLS; from the coding sequence ATGGCAAGACCCAAAAAATGCCGTCAGCTCTCGAGTTGTGTGCCCTGTAGCTTATTTAAGCCCAATGGCATTCCATCCGTAGAGCTAACCCATATCCAGTTAGCAGCCGATGAATTTGAAGCATTGGAACTCGGAGATGTACAAAGATTAAGCCAGCTCGATGCTGCAGCTTTGATGGGGATTTCTCGGCAAACCTTTGGGTATTTACTTGCAAGTGCCCGTAAAAAAGTAGCAACTGCGATTACGCAAGGCCAAGTGTTGAGATTGCCAAGCAAAACAGACAAGGATTTATCATGA